The Bacteroidales bacterium DNA segment ACAAGCGCTCTACAGGCAGCAACTACAACACCCCATACAAATTCTCTGCAAAAGAAAAAGACCAAGAGACAGGCTTTAACTACTTTGGAGCACGCTATTATGTGGATTATATGTATGTGTGGCTAAGTGTTGACCCGATGAGTGATAAGTATCCAAGCATGAGCCCGTATATGTATTGTGGTGGAAATCCTGTTGCTTATGTTGATCCTGATGGAGAAAGGATTTTTCTTAGAGGGTCTAAAGAGCAAAAAAGTTCATATGTTTCTTTAATAAATCAAAACACGTCAAATGTTCGAGCGAGTGTTGGATTTTTTGGTGTTATGAAAATAAAAGTTGTTAATCCAAACAAAACCAACTCCTCTTTTGATCAGTGTTTGTTGGACTCTTATAACAATAAGGGTAATAAGGTGGTTGCAAAACTTAATGATTTTAACAAACAAGAAAATTCAGAGTTTACTAAATCTTATAGAGAGAGTAAGGGTAAATCAAGTATGGATATTGACTTAAATGGAATGAACATACTTAATGATTCAGACCCTGTTTTGTTTAAATTATTCACTCAAAGAGCAGTTGATTATGCTGAAGGTAAAAACGAGAAAGAAATAACAGAAAGGAGTACCTCAATCTATAATGAAGATCCGTTGACGACAGATGGAGCTATTTCTCTTGATATTGAATATAACTCTTCCAGTACTTTTCGCTCTCAGAAGTTGAAGTTAAAAGATAGAGACTCGGACAGGCGTTTCAGAAGTGATGGTGTAATACGTACTTATGAAGTAATACAGTACAAGGGAGATAAAACAATTAAATCGGTAGAAAGGATTGAATAAAATGAAAAAATTAGCAATAGTATTATTATTGGCTTTCATGATTGCGGCGTGTACAACATCAAAAAAAGAAATTGAAATTTATTATGATGATTGTAGAATTAATTTTGTTGTTGGAAATTGGTATTGTATAGATGTAAGCGGGCGTGATTTATATAGTAACCCATTTGAAACAGACGGTCCTTTTGATTTACTTAAAATATTAAAAATTGAAAGAAAAAGAAATCGAATACCTACATTTATGGCAGTATATTTCGAGAAACGATATAAGGAACGCCCAAAAGAAATATCAGCAATAGATACATCTAATTATCTTTCAATTGATACTGTTAATTTAGCAATTAATATGTCTGTGTTTCTATCTCCTGTGGATTTTATAAGTGAGTAATATATTGAC contains these protein-coding regions:
- a CDS encoding RHS repeat-associated core domain-containing protein, producing KRSTGSNYNTPYKFSAKEKDQETGFNYFGARYYVDYMYVWLSVDPMSDKYPSMSPYMYCGGNPVAYVDPDGERIFLRGSKEQKSSYVSLINQNTSNVRASVGFFGVMKIKVVNPNKTNSSFDQCLLDSYNNKGNKVVAKLNDFNKQENSEFTKSYRESKGKSSMDIDLNGMNILNDSDPVLFKLFTQRAVDYAEGKNEKEITERSTSIYNEDPLTTDGAISLDIEYNSSSTFRSQKLKLKDRDSDRRFRSDGVIRTYEVIQYKGDKTIKSVERIE